Proteins co-encoded in one Zygotorulaspora mrakii chromosome 5, complete sequence genomic window:
- the RPA190 gene encoding DNA-directed RNA polymerase I core subunit RPA190 (similar to Saccharomyces cerevisiae RPA190 (YOR341W); ancestral locus Anc_7.51), whose protein sequence is MDISKPIGSEITSVDFTVLSAADIRKLSAKQITNPTVLDNLGHPISCGLYDLSLGAFLRNVCATCGLDEKFCPGHQGHIELPVPCYNPLFFNQLYIYLRSSCLYCHHFRLKAVEVHRFASKMKLLQYGLVDEAYQLDTITIGGISNGMEDDEDDDDEEATEVNGSAEQEVSAKKASNGINTAHLIKELIANRNQFVNTKISDAIAEGRTTKNGTFTAITNDERKKLIHEFHKKLLSRNKCDNCGMFSPKFRKDGFTKIFETALTDKQLTNNRVKGLMRQDMIKKQQQTKILSEENNSSNKDDIDEDFSIGRNPSARPKTGSVYILSTEVRNILRALFKKEQEVLQYVFHSRPNLSRMAVSADIFFLEVVLVPPTRFRLPSKMGEEVHENTQNQLLSKILTTSLLIRDLNDEMSKLQKDKVSLEDRKVIFSRLMNAFVTIQNDVNAFIDSTKAQGNSNAKVPVPGIKQALEKKEGLFRKHMMGKRVNYAARSVISPDPNIETNEIGVPPVFATKLTYREPVTAYNIAELRQAVLNGPDKWPGATQIQNEDGTLVSLIGMTLEQRKALANQLMTPSSNSSTHTLNKKVYRHIKNRDVVIMNRQPTLHKASMMGHKVRVLPGEKTLRLHYANTGAYNADFDGDEMNMHFPQNENARAEALNLANTDSQYLTPTSGSPVRGLIQDHISAGVWLTSKDSFFTKEEYQQYIYGCIRPEDGHASRPKLITMPPTIFKPQPLWTGKQIISTVLLNVTPPDMPGINLKSTNKIKNEYWGKGSSENEVLFRNGELLCGILDKSQYGASKYGIVHSLHEVYGPEIAAKVLSVLGRLFTNYIMSTAFTCGMDDLRLTAEGNQKRADILKRSVDVGRQAAAEVTNLDKDTASNSSELLKRLEEILRDDNKSGILDAVTSSKVNSVTSKVVSTCVPDGTMKKFPYNSMQAMALSGAKGSNVNVSQIMCLLGQQALEGRRVPVMVSGKTLPSFKPFETDTVAGGYIKGRFYSGIKPQEYYFHCMAGREGLIDTAVKTSRSGYLQRCLTKQLEGVHISYDNTVRDADGTLVQFLYGGDAIDVTKESHMTQFDFCLDNYDALLKKYNPSALIEHLDVEAALKYSKKALKNRKRHENDPHYKQSLKYDPVLAKYSPSKHLGSVSENFQDKLESFLESNAKALKSHKNVNEKKFRALMQLKYMRSLIDPGESVGIIASQSVGEPSTQMTLNTFHFAGHGAANVTLGIPRMREIIMTASAAIKTPQMTLPIWDDVSDEQADTFCKSISKVILSEVVDKVVVTETTGSSDNDSSARSYIIRMNFFSQQEYNEEYDVSKEELQNVVSNNFLFALESAIVKEIKKQKKTTLPDVGIAVSKIENTDGEAARISEDGTEGEEAIKKNKQAVSYEEPDEDEIETMRQAEKSSDEEDLDSDKESDDSNSDSDIDMDEDKTADLNRNMNKIQRDRQTAVISSHKFVTKYNFDDESGEWCEFRLELAAETEKLLMVNIVEDICRKSVIRQVSHIDRCVHSEPINSKRVLVTEGVNFEAMWDQEAFIDVDGITSNDVASVLKTYGVEAARNTIVNEINNVFSRYAISVSFRHLDLIADLMTRQGTYLAFNRQGMETSTSSLMKMSYETTCQFLTKAVLDNEREELESPSARLVLGKLSNVGTGSFDILNKVPNAF, encoded by the coding sequence ATGGACATCTCTAAGCCGATCGGGTCTGAGATTACTTCAGTGGACTTCACTGTTCTATCTGCTGCAGATATCCGTAAGCTCTCTGCTAAACAGATTACAAATCCCACTGTACTGGACAATCTAGGACACCCTATTTCTTGTGGGTTATATGATCTATCTCTTGGTgcatttttgagaaatgtcTGTGCTACTTGTGGCTTGGACGAAAAATTTTGTCCAGGTCATCAAGGTCATATCGAACTACCAGTTCCCTGCTATAATCCACTGTTTTTCAATCAGCTGTACATCTACTTGAGATCCAGTTGTTTGTACTGCCATCATTTCCGTTTAAAAGCTGTTGAAGTTCATCGTTTCGCTAGCAAAATGAAGCTTCTACAGTATGGACTGGTCGATGAGGCGTATCAACTGGATACCATCACCATCGGTGGTATATCAAATGGTATGGAGGACGATgaagacgatgacgatgaagaagcGACAGAAGTGAATGGCTCGGCAGAACAGGAAGTGTCAGCTAAAAAGGCCTCTAACGGTATCAATACAGCTCATTTAATCAAAGAGTTGATCGCTAACCGTAATCAGTTTGTCAATACAAAAATATCGGACGCTATTGCTGAAGGAAGAACCACCAAAAATGGTACTTTTACGGCTATTACCAATGACGAAAGGAAAAAGCTGATACATGAGTTCCACAAAAAGCTTTTGAGTAGAAACAAATGTGATAACTGTGGTATGTTCTCACCAAAATTTAGAAAAGATGGGTTtaccaaaattttcgagACGGCTTTGACAGATAAACAGTTGACAAATAATCGTGTTAAAGGTTTAATGCGTCAGGATATGAttaaaaaacaacaacagacaaaaattttaagtgaagaaaataacAGTTCCAATAAAGAtgacattgatgaagatttcaGTATAGGTAGAAATCCTTCGGCAAGACCAAAGACGGGCTCAGTTTATATCTTATCCACGGAGGTTAGAAACATTTTGAGAGctttgttcaaaaaggaACAGGAAGTCTTACAGTATGTCTTTCATTCGAGACCCAATCTATCTAGAATGGCTGTATCTGctgatattttcttcttggaGGTCGTTCTAGTTCCACCAACCCGTTTCCGTTTACCTTCAAAAATGGGTGAAGAAGTTCATGAAAATACTCAGAATCAACtgctttcaaagatattaaCCACATCCCTTTTAATCAGagatttgaatgatgagATGTCGAAATTGCAGAAGGATAAAGTATCATTGGAAGATAGAAAAGTTATTTTTAGCAGATTGATGAATGCCTTTGTCactattcaaaatgatgTCAACGCTTTTATCGACTCCACGAAAGCCCAAGGTAACAGTAATGCCAAGGTACCAGTACCAGGCATTAAGCAagctttggaaaaaaaggaaggCCTTTTCAGAAAGCACATGATGGGTAAACGTGTTAATTATGCCGCTCGTTCCGTTATCTCCCCTGATCCCAATATTGAAACGAACGAAATTGGTGTTCCACCTGTTTTCGCTACCAAATTGACTTATCGTGAACCTGTTACAGCTTACAACATTGCCGAGTTACGTCAAGCTGTTTTGAATGGGCCAGATAAATGGCCGGGTGCTactcaaattcaaaatgaagatggTACTTTAGTTTCTCTAATAGGTATGACCTTAGAGCAACGTAAAGCATTGGCCAACCAATTGATGACACCATCATCCAATTCGTCCACACACACACTCAACAAGAAGGTTTATCGTCACATAAAGAATAGAGATGTCGTTATAATGAATCGTCAGCCAACTTTACATAAAGCGTCTATGATGGGTCATAAAGTGAGAGTTTTACCTGGAGAAAAAACCTTACGTTTACATTATGCCAATACTGGTGCTTATAATGCTGATTttgatggtgatgaaatGAATATGCATTTCCCCCAGAACGAGAATGCCAGAGCCGAGGCCTTGAACTTAGCGAACACTGATTCCCAATACTTGACCCCAACTTCAGGTTCTCCTGTCAGAGGTCTCATTCAAGATCATATTTCAGCTGGTGTTTGGTTGACAAGCAAAGACAGTTTTTTCACGAAAGAGGAATATCAACAGTATATTTACGGTTGTATTCGTCCTGAAGATGGTCATGCTAGCAGACCAAAATTAATAACCATGCCACCAACAATTTTTAAACCTCAGCCTTTATGGACAGGTAAGCAAATAATTTCTACCGTTTTGCTCAATGTAACGCCACCAGATATGCCTGGTATTAATCTGAAATCTACgaataaaatcaaaaatgaatattgGGGTAAGGGCTCTTCGGAGAATGAAGTTCTCTTCAGAAATGGTGAGTTACTGTGCGGCATATTGGATAAGTCTCAATATGGGGCCTCTAAATACGGTATCGTTCATTCCCTTCATGAAGTCTATGGGCCAGAAATTGCTGCTAAGGTGCTCTCTGTATTGGGAAGACTTTTCACCAATTATATTATGTCCACTGCATTTACATGTGGTATGGATGATTTAAGGTTGACTGCAGAAggcaatcaaaaaagagcggatattttgaagagatcTGTTGATGTTGGTCGTCAAGCTGCTGCTGAAGTTACTAATTTAGATAAGGATACAGCTTCCAATAGTTCTGAGCTATTGAAGCGTTTAGAAGAGATTTTACGTGACGACAACAAATCTGGTATTTTAGATGCTGTtacttcttcaaaagtaaATTCAGTTACCTCGAAAGTTGTCTCGACCTGTGTCCCAGATGGTACCATGAAGAAGTTTCCTTATAACTCCATGCAAGCTATGGCTTTGTCTGGTGCTAAGGGATCAAATGTTAATGTCTCTCAAATCATGTGTTTGTTGGGGCAACAAGCATTGGAAGGTAGAAGAGTGCCTGTTATGGTCAGCGGAAAAACGTTACCTTCCTTCAAACCTTTTGAAACAGACACAGTGGCTGGTGGTTATATCAAAGGTCGTTTTTATTCTGGTATTAAACCTCAAGAATATTATTTCCATTGTATGGCTGGTCGTGAAGGTTTAATTGATACCGCTGTCAAAACATCAAGATCTGGTTACTTGCAACGTTGTTTGACAAAGCAACTCGAAGGTGTCCACATTTCATACGACAACACAGTTAGAGACGCTGACGGTACTTTGGTTCAATTTTTGTATGGGGGTGATGCTATTGATGTCACAAAGGAATCACATATGACGCAGTTTGATTTCTGTTTGGACAATTATGAtgctcttttgaaaaagtacAATCCATCCGCGCTTATTGAACACTTGGACGTGGAAGCtgctttgaaatattcGAAAAAAGCTTTaaaaaacagaaagagACATGAAAATGACCCACATTATAAACAGTCATTAAAATATGATCCTGTCTTGGCAAAATATAGCCCATCTAAGCATCTAGGATCTGTTTCAGAAAACTTCCAGGATAAGCTGGAGAGTTTCCTGGAGTCAAATGCAAAAGCTCTGAAGAGCCACAAAAATGTAAATGAGAAGAAATTCAGAGCATTGATGCAACTAAAATATATGCGTTCTTTGATTGATCCTGGAGAATCTGTAGGTATCATCGCATCTCAATCCGTTGGGGAACCATCCACCCAAATGACTTTAAACACTTTCCATTTCGCAGGTCACGGTGCCGCTAACGTTACTTTGGGTATACCCCGTATGAGAGAAATTATTATGACAGCATCTGCCGCAATTAAGACTCCTCAAATGACGCTTCCTATTTGGGATGATGTTTCCGATGAGCAAGCAGACACCTTTTGTAAATCCATCTCCAAGGTTATCTTATCAGAAGTTGTTGATAAAGTGGTTGTCACTGAAACTACGGGTTCATCGGACAATGATTCATCTGCACGTTCATATATAATTCGCATGAATTTCTTCAGTCAACAAGAATACAATGAGGAATATGATGTTTCTAAGGAAGAACTTCAGAACGTCGTATCCAACAACTTTTTATTTGCACTTGAATCAGCAATCGtgaaagaaatcaaaaagcagaaaaagacTACATTACCAGATGTTGGTATCGCCGTGTCCAAAATAGAAAACACTGACGGTGAGGCTGCCCGTATTTCTGAAGATGGTACTGAAGGGGAGGAggcaataaaaaaaaataagcaAGCAGTATCTTACGAAGAGcctgatgaagatgaaattgaaaccaTGAGGCAAGCTGAGAAATCttcagatgaagaagatcttGACTCTGATAAGGAATCTGATGATTCCAACTCAGACTCCGATATTGATATGGACGAAGATAAAACAGCTGATTTGAACAGAAATATGAATAAGATCCAACGTGATCGTCAAACCGCCGTCATATCAAGTCATAAATTTGTAACGAAATATaactttgatgatgagaGTGGTGAATGGTGTGAGTTTAGACTTGAATTGGCCGCCGAAACTGAAAAGCTTCTGATGGTAAACATTGTGGAGGATATTTGTCGCAAATCTGTCATAAGACAAGTTTCTCATATTGATAGATGTGTACATTCTGAACCTATCAACAGTAAACGCGTTTTGGTCACTGAGGGTGTTAATTTTGAAGCTATGTGGGACCAAGAAGCTTTCATTGATGTTGATGGTATCACCTCAAATGATGTGGCATCTGTTCTGAAGACATACGGTGTCGAAGCTGCAAGGAATACTATAGTTAATGAAATCAATAATGTCTTTTCACGTTATGCCatttcagtttctttcCGTCATTTAGACCTAATTGCAGACTTAATGACCAGGCAAGGTACTTATCTGGCATTCAATAGACAAGGTATGGAAACATCCACATCATCTCTCATGAAAATGTCTTACGAAACTACGTGTCAGTTTTTGACTAAAGCTGTTCTTGATAATGAACGGGAGGAACTCGAGAGCCCCTCAGCTAGACTAGTTTTGGGTAAATTGAGTAACGTCGGAACCGGTTCATTTGACATATTGAATAAGGTTCCTAATGCATTTTAG
- the RPA43 gene encoding DNA-directed RNA polymerase I subunit RPA43 (similar to Saccharomyces cerevisiae RPA43 (YOR340C); ancestral locus Anc_7.52) produces the protein MSLVTKRAIEEGKIGRFIKRHRKSLTNPLNEDDGISNCITRVPISLYLSLAPMYSQEPLSGIMKQHLNPMVMKYNSTVNGVVLGYKNLELVDADPLNKSDSEYKVVKLNSDTPFAFTWCHVDLYVWQPQIDDVIEGWIFIQSASHIGLLIHDAFNASIKKNYIPSDWTFIDNEVQADQDQDESGSNSRESNDADNANNYDSGFRTRSLGYWVDSNGERVDGKLKFHVRAIHTTGRVISIEGALLSNVGDCKERSEAENLSVVSSKKIVFDDEVSTENRECHRDLDLPNIEENNGEEVVYEDNSDSDEESSDSE, from the coding sequence ATGTCATTAGTAACTAAAAGGGCCATCGAAGAGGGGAAAATAGGTagatttatcaaaagacaCAGAAAATCTTTGACCAACCCGCtgaatgaagatgatggcATTTCCAATTGCATTACACGCGTGCCGATTTCATTATATTTGTCACTAGCTCCCATGTACTCACAAGAGCCACTGTCGGGAATAATGAAACAACACTTGAACCCAATGGTTATGAAATACAACAGCACTGTGAATGGAGTAGTACTAGGttacaaaaatttggagCTCGTAGATGCAGACCCACTGAATAAATCAGATTCCGAATACAAAGTTGTTAAATTGAACTCTGATACACCATTTGCCTTCACATGGTGTCACGTTGATCTTTATGTATGGCAACCGCAGATAGATGATGTTATCGAAGGATGGATTTTTATTCAGTCGGCATCTCATATTGGTCTTCTGATTCACGACGCATTCAATGCCAgtatcaagaaaaactaTATTCCATCAGATTGGACGTTCATAGATAACGAGGTGCAGGCGGACCAAGACCAGGACGAATCGGGGTCAAATAGTCGAGAATCCAATGACGCAGATAATGCTAACAACTATGATTCGGGTTTCAGAACTAGATCTCTTGGGTATTGGGTGGATTCCAACGGTGAAAGGGTCGAtggaaaattgaaatttcatgTTAGAGCCATACACACAACTGGAAGAGTCATATCGATAGAAGGAGCCCTATTATCAAATGTAGGTGACTGCAAAGAGCGTTCCGAGGCCGAAAATTTATCAGTGGTATCGAGTAAGAAAATTGtgtttgatgatgaagtcTCTACAGAGAATAGAGAGTGTCATAGAGACTTGGATTTACCTAACATCGAGGAGAATAATGGTGAGGAAGTAGTTTACGAGGATAATTCTGACAGTGATGAAGAGTCAAGCGATAGCGAATAG
- the MTW1 gene encoding MIND complex subunit MTW1 (similar to Saccharomyces cerevisiae MTW1 (YAL034W- A); ancestral locus Anc_7.53) — translation MSAPTIESTVMLTEHLQYPAVSLIDDIINAVNEIMYKCTAAMEKYLLEKHEVNSKDYTAEIKIGIAKLETLLEHSVDKNFDKLELYVLRNVLRIPQELLNTNTFRLKYQRDLVIADESQQQESVEQLKQKVQQIEEAFATHKQLRLRITQAKRLHNKVQELKQCLTKLFEGRNPEIQTVFNSLSPIDDSLKLITSQLRQMYLDSEEYGSMEKINDLNDGTDAKQRLGSRSLYIETRAQLILNTLQSDKVDNLINSKARDTITIASNTDLNIEEPDLSVLK, via the coding sequence ATGTCAGCACCTACCATTGAATCCACTGTAATGCTCACTGAGCATTTGCAGTATCCGGCAGTGTCATTAATCGATGATATAATTAATGCAGTGAATGAGATAATGTATAAATGTACAGCCGCTATGGAGAAATATCTCCTGGAAAAGCATGAAGTAAACTCCAAGGATTATACTGCTGAGATCAAAATTGGAATTGCAAAGCTGGAAACACTATTAGAACACTCTGTTGATAAGAATTTTGATAAGCTAGAGCTCTACGTATTGAGAAATGTGCTGAGGATCCCACAAGAGCTGCTGAATACCAACACGTTTAGACTGAAGTACCAAAGGGATCTGGTTATCGCTGACGAGTCGCAACAGCAAGAAAGTGTGGAACAACTCAAACAGAAAGTTCAGCAGATTGAAGAAGCATTTGCAACACATAAACAACTGCGACTGCGGATAACGCAAGCAAAACGACTTCATAATAAAGTAcaagaattgaaacaatGTCTCACTAAATTATTTGAAGGTAGAAATCCTGAGATTCAAACAGTTTTCAACTCGCTGAGTCCTATTGACGATTCCCTGAAGCTGATAACATCCCAACTGCGACAAATGTACTTAGACAGCGAAGAGTATGGGTCCATGGAAAAGATAAATGATTTAAATGATGGAACCGACGCAAAGCAAAGATTAGGATCTAGATCTCTATATATCGAAACAAGGGCACAATTGATCCTTAACACACTGCAATCAGACAAAGTTGACAATCTAATTAATTCAAAGGCCAGAGATACGATAACTATTGCCTCAAACACAGACTTAAATATTGAAGAGCCTGATTTATCTGTACTGAAATAA
- the UBC11 gene encoding putative E2 ubiquitin-protein ligase UBC11 (similar to Saccharomyces cerevisiae UBC11 (YOR339C); ancestral locus Anc_7.54) produces MSNKITAILHVSENASVVKRLQNELVQLIVSPTPGLSAFPVNEADLTLWHGIIAGPEGTPYEGLRFKVSLNFPCSYPLAPPKVLFLSPMWHPNVDMRGNICLDILKDQWSPVYNVQTILLSLQALLEEPNNNSPLNAMAAELWDSDMIEYKKKLASRYEAIED; encoded by the coding sequence ATGTCTAACAAGATAACTGCTATCCTGCATGTTTCAGAAAATGCATCGGTCGTGAAGAGGCTTCAGAATGAACTCGTTCAATTGATAGTGTCGCCAACACCAGGTTTAAGCGCTTTTCCCGTTAACGAAGCAGATCTGACATTGTGGCACGGTATAATAGCAGGTCCAGAGGGAACACCATATGAAGGTTTAAGATTCAAAGTATCATTGAATTTTCCATGTTCGTATCCGTTGGCACCACCGAAAGTTTTGTTTCTCAGTCCCATGTGGCATCCAAATGTTGATATGAGGGGTAATATATGCTTagatattttgaaggatCAATGGTCGCCCGTTTATAATGTTCAAACTATCCTTTTATCATTGCAAGCGCTATTGGAAGAACCAAATAACAATTCACCATTAAACGCAATGGCTGCAGAACTTTGGGACAGCGACATGATTGAGTACAAGAAAAAGTTGGCGAGCAGGTATGAAGCAATCGAAGATTGA
- a CDS encoding uncharacterized protein (similar to Saccharomyces cerevisiae FUN19 (YAL034C) and YOR338W; ancestral locus Anc_7.55): MEFYSPQPEHAQLNTGGNHYNPKTNASHLLGLLHQQVQDAAKENRFGNARSDGEDNNVGIDAVLEENAILSPPLSPEPEGLDEEYEYVLGTLNLDESSGEEQQESILVNPSWTPGLSPRIYRHSTHGFLSEYRVFQNVISNSERQQGSAVMPSSHSRTLRRARVYKPTGSEYERISRTRRMARNFSEDEHSETELEIRRPSTPRRTKRSATYQHQSQLTSPLASAKAVHSIPQYVPNMSWEKLPDYSPSVATLPSNNVKCLKVEWKGSPMDLSNDPLKGKLHPAELILAQVLRLPCDLYLDSKRRLFLEKTHRLQQGLPFRRTDAQKACRIDVNKASRLYAAFEKVGWLNDSNFKKFL; this comes from the coding sequence ATGGAGTTTTATTCACCCCAGCCGGAACATGCGCAATTGAATACCGGTGGCAACCATTACAACCCGAAGACAAATGCTTCGCATTTGCTCGGGTTGCTGCACCAGCAGGTGCAGGATGCTGCCAAGGAGAACCGATTTGGGAATGCGAGAAGCGATGGCGAGGATAATAACGTAGGCATTGATGCGGTGCTGGAGGAGAACGCTATTCTGTCGCCACCGCTGTCGCCGGAGCCGGAGGGCCTGGACGAGGAGTACGAGTACGTTTTGGGGACGCTGAACCTTGACGAGAGCAGCGGGGAGGAGCAGCAAGAGAGCATTCTGGTGAATCCGTCGTGGACGCCCGGCCTGTCCCCGAGAATATACCGCCATTCCACCCACGGATTTCTATCAGAATACCGGGTGTTCCAGAACGTGATTAGCAACTCCGAGAGACAGCAAGGCAGTGCTGTGATGCCATCGTCGCATTCAAGAACACTGAGAAGAGCAAGAGTTTACAAGCCAACGGGCTCAGAGTATGAAAGAATCAGCAGAACGAGACGAATGGCGAGAAATTTCTCTGAAGACGAGCATTCGGAGACAGAATTGGAAATAAGGAGACCTTCGACCCCTAGACGTACTAAGAGATCTGCCACTTACCAACACCAAAGTCAGCTAACGTCGCCGCTGGCATCGGCAAAGGCTGTGCACAGTATACCACAATATGTACCCAATATGTCCTGGGAAAAATTGCCGGATTATTCGCCCTCGGTTGCAACTCTACCCTCAAATAATGTCAAGTGTTTGAAAGTTGAATGGAAAGGTTCACCAATGGATTTGTCGAATGACCCGTTGAAGGGCAAACTGCATCCAGCTGAACTGATACTTGCCCAAGTTTTGAGATTGCCCTGTGATTTGTATTtggattcaaaaagaagacTCTTCTTGGAAAAAACGCATAGACTACAGCAGGGACTACCATTTAGAAGAACAGATGCCCAAAAAGCTTGTAGAATTGATGTTAATAAAGCCTCAAGACTTTATgcagcttttgaaaaagttggTTGGCTGAACgattcaaattttaagaAATTTCTGTAG
- the TEA1 gene encoding Tea1p (similar to Saccharomyces cerevisiae TEA1 (YOR337W); ancestral locus Anc_7.56), with translation MILDPDITASVKGSFEQAPEEHDHGDDCYEQQTNESKTGKKRLACSNCRRRRKKCDLTYPCGNCQRLKLECNINEEDLRKKRYATSYVKSLEAHIAYLESSLKTLVDKVYPDEPERLNSMMIGDVASSFIGSRYSKKVATPDNGSLNIKNSTSLLKLDNDDVLIKPKTISNMISNLKSGSETKKAFVKGSYYPEGPISHKSKTLSLAPFSPVTTSSTRSSTPSVEKEHKKNGTIERIRDLHTTVIVRTMKNDGTHHLSNDANIIRSLSNFYKFLYPGHFIFLHRESFLYGFFNHYENNYEDSHYCSIELIYAMCAVGSRLSSDTREYSETYYEKSKNSLLQTVFDEQSVAKITTVQALLCLAFYELGRGDNQNGWYFSGLAIRVGYEMGFQLDPEVWITEDIDAESKMNLTKSELEIRSRIYWGCYIADHLICLLLGRTSTLSVSNSTIPQSDELPEVEGTEEFRFESLHVLQISLPLKNLIILSRIVQIFTSKIFIETHHTEEKVVYLIKFNLKVYNWRQSLPDLLKWSKGLLKDIDVSTDPTISYFWYYYYIVRLTFNKPFIEDCEESKTVVQEILGELKTLFNNFKAKFNGFQNATMFQLYACLLAIKSLKKLQSLEREEQDYHRDHDKWEKELKFFQDVFYNELSPAYELPKRLQEDTDFNIDQEKQAVTQISNINYTHDFSLSNEIDDLIKELFGIENIVAPQ, from the coding sequence ATGATACTAGACCCTGACATTACGGCTAGCGTGAAAGGTTCCTTTGAACAAGCGCCCGAGGAACACGATCATGGCGATGACTGTTACGAACAGCAAACGAATGAATCGAAAACAggtaaaaaaagattggCGTGTTCCAATTGCAGAAGGaggaggaaaaaatgtgaTTTGACTTATCCATGCGGGAATTGCCAACGATTGAAACTAGAGTGTAATataaatgaagaagatttgaggaaaaaaaggtatGCGACGTCTTATGTCAAATCGCTAGAAGCACATATTGCATACCTCGAGAGCTCTCTGAAAACTCTTGTTGATAAAGTATATCCTGACGAACCAGAAAGGTTGAATAGCATGATGATAGGAGACGTAGCTTCGAGTTTTATCGGTAGTAGGTATTCAAAGAAAGTGGCAACACCTGATAATGGATCTTTGAATATCAAGAATTCGACCTCATTGTTAAAACTTGATAACGACGATGTACTAATAAAACCAAAGACGATCTCAAATATGATTTCAAACCTAAAAAGTGGTTCAGAGACTAAGAAGGCATTTGTTAAGGGCAGTTATTATCCTGAGGGTCCAATTTCAcataaatcaaaaacattATCTCTAGCACCATTTTCACCAGTTACTACCTCATCTACCAGATCTTCAACTCCATCAGTAGAGAAAGAACACAAGAAAAACGGGACTATAGAAAGGATCCGGGACTTGCATACAACTGTTATTGTACGTACAATGAAAAACGATGGCACTCATCATCTCAGCAATGATGCGAATATAATAAGATCATTATCGAACTTCTACAAATTTCTTTACCCAGGccatttcatctttcttcacAGGGAAAGTTTCCTGTATGGATTCTTCAACCACTATGAAAATAACTATGAGGATTCACATTACTGTTCTATCGAGTTGATATACGCAATGTGTGCCGTTGGAAGTAGGCTATCAAGTGATACTCGAGAGTACTCTGAAACATACTATGagaaaagcaaaaattcGCTATTACAAACAGTCTTCGACGAGCAGAGTGTCGCGAAGATCACCACAGTGCAAGCATTACTGTGTCTAGCTTTTTACGAGCTAGGGAGAGGTGATAATCAAAATGGATGGTATTTCTCCGGATTGGCGATTCGAGTTGGCTACGAAATGGGGTTCCAGTTGGATCCCGAGGTCTGGATCACCGAAGACATCGACGCAGAAAGCAAAATGAATCTCACGAAGAGCGAGCTTGAAATAAGATCAAGAATCTACTGGGGCTGCTATATAGCTGATCATCTGATATGCCTGCTGCTGGGGCGCACATCGACGCTAAGTGTCTCAAACTCCACAATCCCCCAGTCTGACGAGCTGCCGGAGGTGGAAGGTACCGAAGAGTTCCGATTCGAAAGTCTCCACGTCCTGCAGATTTCTCTGCCCTTGAAAAACCTGATAATTCTGTCCAGAATTGTCCAGATTTTCACCTCCAAGATATTCATCGAAACGCACCACACCGAAGAAAAAGTCGTTTATCTCATCAAGTTCAATCTAAAGGTCTACAACTGGAGACAGTCCTTGCCTGACCTTCTGAAGTGGTCCAAGGGGCTCCTCAAGGACATCGACGTCAGCACAGACCCCACCATTTCGTATTTTTGGTACTACTACTATATCGTGCGCCTCACGTTCAACAAGCCCTTCATAGAGGATTGCGAAGAGTCCAAGACCGTCGTGCAGGAAATCCTGGGCGAATTGAAAACCttgttcaacaatttcaaggCCAAATTTAACGGTTTCCAGAACGCCACCATGTTTCAGTTGTACGCGTGTCTGCTTGCCATCAAGTCTCTCAAGAAACTGCAGAGTCTGGAAAGAGAAGAACAGGATTACCACCGCGACCACGACAAGTGGGAAAAAGAACTGAAATTCTTCCAAGACGTGTTCTACAACGAGCTCTCCCCAGCCTACGAGCTGCCAAAAAGACTACAGGAGGACACGGACTTCAATATTGACCAGGAAAAGCAGGCTGTGACCCAGATCAGCAATATCAACTACACACACGATTTTTCCTTGAGTAATGAGATCGACGATCTGATCAAAGAGCTCTTTGGCATCGAGAACATAGTAGCGCCACAATGA